CAGTAAAGAAACACAGCTACCATCTTCTGTATAACTGTGGCATATACCCATACCAGAACTATCCCCTAAACCCTTATTTGTATTTAAACGCTTACTCCCACTACTGGAGCAGGATACATCATACTTAGCCGCGTCAGCAAGTATGTTTAATTTTTCTTTTATTCTCTCAAAATTCATAGCGTGGAATTTCTACGAATTTAAAGAATATTTCCTATTTAAAGGATTTTTTCCTATTTTTAATTAGGATTTTTTCCGAATTATAGTACATTTACGATATGGGAATCAATGATGTAACAGGCGATGTTCGCCGATTTAAACAAATACGAGAAGAGCAAAACCTTACACAGACTGAGTTTGCTGAAGCTTTAGGTGTTAAAAATTCTACTGCAGATATTGAGCGTGGGCGTACAAAACTTTCAGGACAGATTGTTACTGAACTTCTAAGGCTCTATAATATTAATCCGCTGTGGCTTTTTGGGTATAGCAATCAAAAATTATTGCACGCCGGTAAAGGTGATGTAAGTCCTAAAGTAGTTACCGTAGATGCGAGTGATAATGAAAATCTCGTTATGGTTAATCAAAAAGCTGCCGCCGGTTACCCGCATAATGTGCAGGATGTAGACTGGTATCAGCAATTGCCTGCATTTGATCTTCCATTACCGCAATATCGTAATGCGACCTACCGTGGTTTTCAAATTGAGGGAGATAGTATGATGCCTAATTTTATGCCTGAAGATTGGGTATTAGGAAAAGCTACTGTAAATATGGGTGAGGCGACAAACAATAAGGTTTATGTGGTAGTTCTACCTGATGCAGTAGTGGTTAAAAAACTACAAAAGCTACCAGACCCTTCTAAAGTTTTGTTGATTTCATTAAATCAAGAATACCTTCCCTTTGAAGTACAGGTAAGTGATATTCAAGAGCTATGGCAGGTAAATAGTAAGCTAACCTTTCACCTTGATGCCCCGTCAGAAAGTAACTTATTGAGAGAATTGCAACAGGGAATGCTTGATTTAAAAAATCAAATGCGCACATTAAAGTAAAAAACCCACAAGCAATGCTTATGGGTTTAAATAAATTATGGGTTACTCCTACTAATTATCAACTTTGATTTTAGTATCACCGTCTGCATCTTCTTTAATTTTTACTTCTTTAGAATCAGACTCCATTTTAATTTTGTAATTACCGTCATCGTCTGTCTTCTCATCGATAACAGCACCTTCTTCCTTCATTTCTTCAACAAGTTTTTCTTTTTCGGTTTTCTCGCGACAAGAAGTAAAAGAAAGTATTGCTACTAAAAGGATTGCTAGTAAGCTTATATTTTTCATAATGCTAATATTAATTAGTTATCGTCACCAATTGTTTCTATTTTTTTGTCAATTTCTTTATTGACTTCGTTATCTACTTTTTTTGCAGTACGCTCTAAAATACCTTCGTTGTCTGGAGTTTCAGTTTGTACCTGAACTTCTTTTACAACAACAGTCTCTTTATCTTCAGTCTCTCTACAAGAAATTGTATTGAAAGCTATAAGGCCTAATGCAAAAATTCCAATTACTTTTTTCATAATATATTCATTTGGTTGAACGAGCAAATCTAACTACTTTATAGATAGACTATTTATAAATGATTCCCAATATCTCTAAATATTCAGTTAAATGTTAATTATTTAATAGTCAACAAACTTGCCACTGCTATCTTTGAGCTAAAAAATGAGTTTCTACAAACTTTACACATTTCTTAGAGAATTACAGCAAAATAATTCTAAAGAATGGATGGATGAGAATCGCAATTATTATTTTGAAGTTCGCGACTTTTATATAGACTGGCTTAATAAAATGGATATTAAACTGGCTGCGATAGATCCTAACTACACACCTACAACAGGCAAACAAGCTATAAATCGCATTAATAATAATTTACTATATCATCCCAACAAACCTACTTATAAAGATCATTTTGGAGCAGGGCTAGACCAAGAAACGAAACAAGGTGATTTTTACATACATCTGGGAACATCTGAGAGTTTTATTGCCGGTGGCTTTTATAAACCTAAATCTTCAATACTCAAAAGTATACGACAGGCTATAGATTATAATGGAGACGAATTACTCGATATACTTAATAAACCTAGTTTCAAAAAAGTTTTTGGAGCCCTAATAGATGATGGTGACAGCCTTAAAACAGCACCTAAAGGATTTAGTCAGGATGACAAACACATTGATTTACTACGCCGAAAAACCTTTGCTGTACAACACGATCTCACTCAAAAGTTAGTAACCGGTGATGAATTTGAAGAACGTGTAATCACAGTTTATAAAGAAATGCTTCCCTTTAGATCTTATTTAAACGAGGCCGTAAGTGTCTGATTTAAATAAGCCATTATAGCAGTTGTAGCTCCGGTGTTGCTTGAAACATAGTGACCATTAATCATTCCTGTATGTAACCTAAATTGATCATCATTTAGAAATCTATTTAATAAACTTGCGGTCTCACTCTCATTATTTACCGTATATAAGCCCGCTAGTCGTCTTAATTCTAAGGCTTCAGGAAATTTATCAATACGAGTTCCGGTTAAAATAGGAATCCCAAAGGTTGCTGGCTCTAGAATATTGTGCATTCCCGTTTGACCCGCTGCACCGCCCACATAAGCTATAGATGCATATGCATAAGCTTTGCTCAATAGGCCTATCGTATCTAAAATAAGAACACGTGCATCTTTAAGACTTTGAGTATCTTTTTGAGAATACCTCACAACTGGAATCTCAATCGCTGCGATAAGCTTATCTATTTTTTCTGAATTGATTTTGTGTGGAGCTATCAGAATCTTAAGATCTGGATTACTATTCACAAAATTTAAAAGTAGTGCTTCATCCTCTTGCCAGGTGCTTCCACAAACAAGCAGTAATTCATTTTGCTTAAACTCTTCAATAAATGAAAGCAAATTATCATACGACAATTGTCTGCTTACTCTATCAAAACGAGTATCGCCACTTACAATAGCATTTTTAAAACCTAGTTGCTTCAGTAGTTCTAGAGAGGCTGTATTTTGTAAAAAGAAATAATTGAATGCGTTTAAAGAGTTGACCATCCATTTTCCGTAGAATTTAAAGAAGGGTTGTTTTGATCTAAATATACCCGAAATCAAAATCGTATGGGTATCTGTAATGCGAAGTTCATTTAGAAAATTAGGCCAAAACTCATATTTTACAAAAATCGCCAGTTTTGGTTTTACAATTTTCAGAAAGCGCCTTGCATTGACTTTTGTATCTAATGGCAAATACGTTACAACCTCTGCTAAAGGTGTATTATATTTTACATCATAACCTGAAGGGGAAAAAAAGGTAAGTAGAATTTTAAAGTTTGTGTACTTCGTTTTAATCTCTTCAAGAACGGGAACTGCCTGCTCATACTCTCCTAATGAGGCTGCGTGAACCCAGATATAATTATCTTCTTTAGAAATAGCAGCTTCTAATGTAGAAAAAACATTTTCCCGAACATGTCTAAATTCTTTTAGTTTAGGAACAAATAAACCAAAGACCGGCAGAATACCATTAAAAAGCGAGATTATAAAAGAATACAGGTGTTGCATAAGGGTGTAAAAATAGCGTTTTAGGCTAAAAAAAGAGATTGGTTAGCGGATCGAGATTTTGTATTTTCGTAGAACAAAAAAATTACTGAATTAGCTTTTTAATTCTTGTTATTAAAACTGAATTATTACTTACATAACAAGCTTGAACATCATCCTATTAATATACGGAGATCAACAATAAGAATTCAATAGAAAAAATAGTTCAGCTGAATAATTACCTATGAAAAAAATTCAAATGGTTGACCTTAAAGGTCAATACGAATCTATAAAAGAGCAGGTTAACCACTCTATTCAGGAAGTTATAGATACCACTGCATTTATTAATGGTCCCGAGGTTCATTCATTTCAAAAAGAGTTGGAAGAATATCTTGACGTTAAACACGTCATCCCGTGCGCAAATGGTACAGATGCCCTGCAAATTGCAATGATGGGTCTGGGTTTAAAACCCGGAGACGAAGTTATAACTGCAGATTTTACTTTTGCTGCCACGGTAGAAGTAATAGCTTTATTGCAGCTAACTCCTGTACTGGTAGACGTGACCCCACACGGTTTTAATATAGATGTTGAGGCTATAAAACGAGCAATTACTCCAAAAACTAAGGCTATTGTTCCTGTTCATCTCTTTGGTCAGGTTGCAGATATGGATGCCATTATGCAAATAGCAGAAGAGCATAATTTATTTGTTATAGAAGATAACGCACAGGCAATAGGAGCTAATTACACTCGTAGAGATGGTACTCGTGTTAAAACCGGCACTATAGGTCACGTAGGAAGTACATCCTTTTTTCCTTCTAAAAATTTAGGAGGTTATGGTGATGGTGGCGCTATTTTCACTAATGACGATGCTCTGGCACATACGATACGCGGTATAGTTAATCACGGTATGTATGAGCGTTATCACCACGATGTTGTAGGCGTAAATTCTCGCTTAGATTCAATACAGGCAGCAGTTTTACGTGCAAAATTGCCGTTGCTTGATTCTTACAACGATAAGCGAAGAGCATCTGCCAGAAAATATTCAGAAAAGCTGGCAAATCACGATAAAATTACCGTGCCTTTGATTTGTGATACGTGTGATTGTCACGTTTTTCACCAGTATACGTTGCGCTTAAAAGATACAGATCGTGATGCTCTGGTTAAACACTTAAATGCAAATGAAATTCCTTGTGGGGTATATTACCCCATACCCTTGCATAAACAAAAAGCTTATGTTGATGAGCGTTATAATGAAGCAGATTTTACAGTAACTAACAAACTTGTAAAAGAAGTGATCTCATTACCTATGCATACCGAATTAGAAGATGATCAAATCGATTTTATAACTAAAACAATATTAGACTTTCTGGATAAGTAATTCAAAGAAGACAATAAAAAATCCCTGATATTATACGTATCAGGGATTTTTTATTCTTAATTATTTGAACTAAAAAGCTATTAAAACCAGGTGATTTTATCTTCAATACTCGTACGTACACCTTCTGGGTTAGGACCATTAAATACTCCCAGATAGAAAAAACCTAAACATTTTTCACCTTCATTAAGTTTCAGTTCGGTACCCAATTCGGTAATATAACCCGGAGAGCTCCAGTAACCACCCAATCCCTGTTCACCTGCTGCAAGCCACATATTTTGAACAGCCATCCCTACAGCAGCAATTTCTTCCCATTCTGGAATGCGCGCTTTAGGATCTCTTTGCATACATATGGCTATTACCGCACCACTTTGCATTACTTTTTCAATACTTTTATTCAGTTTAAATTCTGAAAATTTATCTGCTGGAGTAGTTTTAGTATATCCTGCTTTAAGAATGTCAGCAAGAAGCTCTAGAGCATCATCTTTAAATATTTTAAATCTCCATGGCTCTGTTTTGGCGTGGGTAGGAGCCCAATTTGCCGCTTCAAGCAAAGTCCTTATTTTATCGTCACTTATAGTTTCGGCCTCAAACTGATTAGGAAATATTGATCTGCGATTTTTTATTGTATCTAGTATCATATAGGTATTTTAAGCAAATATAAAGGCTAATTACCAAATGTGCTTTTAAGCTCTTAATGGATTGATGAAAATACATTCTAAACCGCTGCAAATTTCAAATTCTTAAAATTCTCGCACACCTTAGTAACAACTTGTAAAACAGTAAAAACCCCCATACTTCTAAAGTTTTGAAGTAGTATATTTGTCTGATATTAATTTATATATATTTGCCTTCTCCTAATGTCCCCCTTTAATCTTTAATAAACTCAATAAATATGCGAGTTAATATGAAACAGTGGGTTACACTGATGCTAGTTTTCGTAGCACCTTTTTATTTTTATGGACAAAATAAGGAATTAAATAAAGCTGATAAGAAATTTGAGAGCTATGCTTTTATTGATGCTCAGAAAATATACTTAAGGTTAGCCGGAGAAGGTTATGAATCTGCAGAACTTTTTCAAAAACTGGGAGATTCTTATTATTTCAACGCTAAATATGAAGAAAGTTCTAAATGGTTTGAAAAACTTTTCAATAAATATCCTGAAACAATAACTCCCGAGTATTTGTTTAGATATGCACAGTCATTAAAGGCCCTTCAACAATACGATAAGTCTGATAAGATGATGGAAGAATTCCGTCGTCTAAAAGGAGGAGATTCCCGTGCTGAACTGTTTAATAAAGAGCCCGATTACCTAGAAGAAATAAGCTACAGTGATAGCGAATATGAAGTAGAAAATCTGAGAAAAACCAACTCCAGATATTCTGACTTTGGGCCTATGATTTATGAAAACAAACTTATTTTCTCATCATCAAGAGATACAGGAACCGGAAAAAAATACATACATACCTGGAATAACGAGCCATTCTTAGATTTCTACCAGGCTCCTATAGACATTGAAACAGGTGATCTTGGCAAAGTTGAAAAGTTTGCTGAAAACATTAATACACGATTTCACGAGTCTTCTCCATCATTTACATCAGATGGTAACACCATGTACTTTACCCGAAACAATTTTAGTCAGGGAGTAAAACGTACCGATAAAAATGGCACCATACGTCTTAAGATTTTCAAATCTGTAAAACGGGGTGGTTCCTGGGGAACTCCTAAAGAATTACCTTTTAACGACGACAATTACTCGGTTTCACACCCTTCATTAAGCCCTGACAATAAAAAACTTTACTTCGCATCAGATATGCCGGGAAGTGAAGGTTTATCAGACATTTGGGTGGTTGATATTTTAGGAAACGATGAATATAGCGAACCTAAAAACATGGGGCCCATCATTAATACAGAAGGCCGCGAGAACTTTCCATACATTAGTAAAAAAGGAAACCTTTACTTTTCATCAGATGGTCGCCCGG
The sequence above is a segment of the Leeuwenhoekiella sp. MAR_2009_132 genome. Coding sequences within it:
- a CDS encoding S24 family peptidase: MGINDVTGDVRRFKQIREEQNLTQTEFAEALGVKNSTADIERGRTKLSGQIVTELLRLYNINPLWLFGYSNQKLLHAGKGDVSPKVVTVDASDNENLVMVNQKAAAGYPHNVQDVDWYQQLPAFDLPLPQYRNATYRGFQIEGDSMMPNFMPEDWVLGKATVNMGEATNNKVYVVVLPDAVVVKKLQKLPDPSKVLLISLNQEYLPFEVQVSDIQELWQVNSKLTFHLDAPSESNLLRELQQGMLDLKNQMRTLK
- a CDS encoding DUF2461 domain-containing protein — encoded protein: MSFYKLYTFLRELQQNNSKEWMDENRNYYFEVRDFYIDWLNKMDIKLAAIDPNYTPTTGKQAINRINNNLLYHPNKPTYKDHFGAGLDQETKQGDFYIHLGTSESFIAGGFYKPKSSILKSIRQAIDYNGDELLDILNKPSFKKVFGALIDDGDSLKTAPKGFSQDDKHIDLLRRKTFAVQHDLTQKLVTGDEFEERVITVYKEMLPFRSYLNEAVSV
- a CDS encoding 3-deoxy-D-manno-octulosonic acid transferase, producing MQHLYSFIISLFNGILPVFGLFVPKLKEFRHVRENVFSTLEAAISKEDNYIWVHAASLGEYEQAVPVLEEIKTKYTNFKILLTFFSPSGYDVKYNTPLAEVVTYLPLDTKVNARRFLKIVKPKLAIFVKYEFWPNFLNELRITDTHTILISGIFRSKQPFFKFYGKWMVNSLNAFNYFFLQNTASLELLKQLGFKNAIVSGDTRFDRVSRQLSYDNLLSFIEEFKQNELLLVCGSTWQEDEALLLNFVNSNPDLKILIAPHKINSEKIDKLIAAIEIPVVRYSQKDTQSLKDARVLILDTIGLLSKAYAYASIAYVGGAAGQTGMHNILEPATFGIPILTGTRIDKFPEALELRRLAGLYTVNNESETASLLNRFLNDDQFRLHTGMINGHYVSSNTGATTAIMAYLNQTLTASFK
- a CDS encoding DegT/DnrJ/EryC1/StrS family aminotransferase, which encodes MKKIQMVDLKGQYESIKEQVNHSIQEVIDTTAFINGPEVHSFQKELEEYLDVKHVIPCANGTDALQIAMMGLGLKPGDEVITADFTFAATVEVIALLQLTPVLVDVTPHGFNIDVEAIKRAITPKTKAIVPVHLFGQVADMDAIMQIAEEHNLFVIEDNAQAIGANYTRRDGTRVKTGTIGHVGSTSFFPSKNLGGYGDGGAIFTNDDALAHTIRGIVNHGMYERYHHDVVGVNSRLDSIQAAVLRAKLPLLDSYNDKRRASARKYSEKLANHDKITVPLICDTCDCHVFHQYTLRLKDTDRDALVKHLNANEIPCGVYYPIPLHKQKAYVDERYNEADFTVTNKLVKEVISLPMHTELEDDQIDFITKTILDFLDK
- a CDS encoding nitroreductase, with the translated sequence MILDTIKNRRSIFPNQFEAETISDDKIRTLLEAANWAPTHAKTEPWRFKIFKDDALELLADILKAGYTKTTPADKFSEFKLNKSIEKVMQSGAVIAICMQRDPKARIPEWEEIAAVGMAVQNMWLAAGEQGLGGYWSSPGYITELGTELKLNEGEKCLGFFYLGVFNGPNPEGVRTSIEDKITWF
- a CDS encoding OmpA family protein translates to MKQWVTLMLVFVAPFYFYGQNKELNKADKKFESYAFIDAQKIYLRLAGEGYESAELFQKLGDSYYFNAKYEESSKWFEKLFNKYPETITPEYLFRYAQSLKALQQYDKSDKMMEEFRRLKGGDSRAELFNKEPDYLEEISYSDSEYEVENLRKTNSRYSDFGPMIYENKLIFSSSRDTGTGKKYIHTWNNEPFLDFYQAPIDIETGDLGKVEKFAENINTRFHESSPSFTSDGNTMYFTRNNFSQGVKRTDKNGTIRLKIFKSVKRGGSWGTPKELPFNDDNYSVSHPSLSPDNKKLYFASDMPGSEGLSDIWVVDILGNDEYSEPKNMGPIINTEGRENFPYISKKGNLYFSSDGRPGLGGLDIYVVATKKNGDVAYVINLGKPVNSPQDDFGFVVDEFNNTGYFSTNRYFGMGSDDIFKFTRTPVPPPVCEILVTGTVKDKQTLLPIPTATVSVVDLNGKVLETTKVDAQGNYTLNPLCNQEILIRAEEPDYYSAEQLIVTPKANGESMVVDLLLEPRITKINQGDDLAKLLKLNPIYFDFDRFNIRPDAAIELVKVLAVMETNPNLIVEVRSHTDSRGKDAYNLSLSDKRARSTAEYIISRGIDASRITGKGFGETELMNDCGNGSDCTEEEHQLNRRSEFIVISF